In a genomic window of Streptomyces sp. SJL17-4:
- a CDS encoding LysR substrate-binding domain-containing protein, with the protein MELRTLRYFVAVAEELHFGRAAVRLHMSQPPLSRAIKRLEAEVGAALFDRSSAGVTLTPVGAVLLEEARGLLGRADRVRERVAVAAGAARITVGVLGDSADPGIARLAGAYRRRHPHVDVRIRETDLADPTCGLHAGLVDLALTRGPFDETGLTVRTLRADPVGALLRADDPLARRDGLELSDLADRRWFRFPEGTDPTWQSYWNGGEPRRGPVVRAVQECRQAVLWNGTVGMTLVDHEPGKGLTVVPLTDMPPSRVVAAWNEGDPNPLIRSFVELATVAYRA; encoded by the coding sequence ATGGAGCTACGCACGCTGCGCTACTTCGTGGCGGTCGCCGAGGAACTCCACTTCGGCCGGGCCGCGGTCCGGCTGCACATGAGTCAGCCGCCTCTCAGCCGGGCGATCAAACGCCTGGAGGCCGAGGTCGGCGCCGCGCTGTTCGACCGGTCGTCCGCCGGTGTCACGCTCACTCCGGTGGGCGCGGTGCTGCTCGAAGAGGCACGCGGCCTGCTCGGCCGGGCCGACCGGGTACGAGAACGCGTGGCGGTCGCGGCCGGCGCCGCGCGCATCACCGTCGGCGTCCTGGGCGACAGCGCCGACCCGGGCATCGCCCGGCTGGCCGGCGCGTACCGTCGGCGCCACCCGCACGTCGATGTCCGCATCCGCGAAACCGACCTCGCCGATCCCACCTGCGGACTGCACGCCGGGCTGGTCGACCTCGCCCTGACCCGTGGCCCGTTCGACGAGACCGGCCTGACCGTGCGTACGCTGCGCGCCGACCCGGTGGGAGCGCTGCTGCGCGCCGACGATCCCCTGGCCCGCCGCGACGGCCTGGAGCTGTCCGACCTGGCGGACCGCCGCTGGTTCCGGTTCCCGGAGGGGACGGACCCCACGTGGCAGTCGTACTGGAACGGCGGAGAGCCTCGCCGGGGGCCGGTGGTGCGCGCCGTCCAGGAATGCCGGCAGGCGGTCCTGTGGAACGGCACGGTGGGCATGACCCTCGTGGACCACGAGCCGGGCAAGGGGCTCACCGTGGTTCCGCTGACCGACATGCCGCCGAGCCGCGTGGTCGCGGCATGGAACGAGGGAGACCCGAATCCGTTGATCCGCTCGTTCGTCGAGCTCGCGACCGTCGCCTATCGGGCCTGA
- a CDS encoding DoxX family protein encodes MNIAYGIVAGLLALFYLYAGGVKVARSREQLRPMMAWVDSTPMPAVRAVGVTEVLGAIGLVLPPLTGVASWLAFAAAIGFVVLQIGATGVHLRRGDRQVALNISLLLAAAATTWLATAWL; translated from the coding sequence GTGAACATCGCATATGGGATCGTGGCCGGCCTGCTTGCCCTCTTCTACCTGTACGCGGGCGGGGTGAAGGTGGCCCGGAGCCGTGAACAGCTCCGGCCGATGATGGCCTGGGTGGACAGCACGCCGATGCCGGCCGTCCGGGCCGTCGGGGTGACCGAAGTCCTGGGCGCGATCGGGCTGGTCCTCCCGCCGCTGACCGGTGTCGCGTCCTGGCTGGCCTTTGCCGCGGCCATCGGGTTCGTGGTCCTGCAGATCGGGGCGACCGGGGTTCACCTGCGCCGGGGAGACCGTCAGGTCGCCCTCAACATCTCGCTCCTTCTCGCCGCGGCCGCCACCACCTGGCTGGCAACGGCCTGGCTGTGA
- a CDS encoding helix-turn-helix domain-containing protein: MNDIDQAPGSSARSTRKDARRNQQTLLDAAAAVFVTSGVEAPVRDIAAEAGVGVATIYRHFPTRADLVIAVYRHQVEACAEAGPALLASSRTPHAALARWVDLFVDFLVTKHGLAAAMQGDSAGFETLHAYFLDRLLPVCAQLLDAATASGEIRCGVDAYPLMRGIGNLCIGAESDPRYDARRLAALLVAGLRQEG, translated from the coding sequence GTGAACGACATCGACCAGGCCCCGGGAAGCTCAGCCAGGTCCACGCGCAAGGACGCCCGGCGCAACCAGCAGACCTTGCTGGACGCGGCCGCCGCGGTCTTCGTCACCTCGGGCGTGGAGGCCCCGGTGCGCGACATCGCGGCCGAGGCCGGCGTCGGGGTGGCCACGATCTACCGCCACTTCCCCACCCGCGCCGACCTCGTCATCGCCGTCTACCGCCACCAGGTCGAGGCCTGCGCCGAAGCCGGCCCGGCTCTGCTGGCGAGCAGCCGGACACCGCACGCCGCCCTCGCGCGGTGGGTGGACCTCTTCGTCGACTTCCTGGTCACCAAACACGGCCTCGCCGCCGCGATGCAGGGAGACAGCGCCGGCTTCGAGACGCTGCACGCCTATTTCCTCGACCGCCTCCTGCCGGTGTGCGCCCAACTCCTCGACGCCGCCACCGCCTCCGGCGAGATCCGCTGCGGCGTGGACGCCTACCCGCTCATGCGCGGCATCGGGAACCTCTGCATCGGAGCCGAGAGCGATCCCCGCTACGACGCGCGCCGACTGGCCGCACTCCTGGTCGCGGGACTACGCCAAG
- a CDS encoding chlorophyllase gives MNFTETANAPSTVISAMPLVLPTAPGRGADLQVRVSAPATGDDLPVIVFSHGFGWSMNGYAPLADFWAAHGFVVVQPTHLDSRTLALPAEDPRTPRIWRFRIEDLTCVLDGLDALEAAVPGLAGRLDRDRVAVAGHSWGAQTASTLLGARVLDSHGVPGEDLSDPRVKAGVLLALTGLGDDLTPFAAEHFPFMKPSFGTMTAPALIVAGDHDRSHLSTRGPDWFTDPYTHSPGRKSLLTLFGAEHSLGGVPGYEVAETTDESPERVAVIQRLTTAFLRSALCPEDPGWEAAAAALEAAPSPLGELRSK, from the coding sequence ATGAACTTCACTGAGACCGCGAACGCGCCCTCCACGGTCATATCCGCGATGCCGCTCGTCCTGCCCACCGCGCCGGGTCGCGGCGCGGACCTCCAGGTCCGCGTGTCCGCCCCCGCGACCGGCGACGACCTGCCCGTCATCGTCTTCTCGCACGGCTTCGGCTGGTCGATGAACGGCTACGCCCCGCTGGCGGACTTCTGGGCCGCCCACGGCTTCGTGGTCGTCCAGCCGACCCACCTCGACTCCAGGACGCTCGCCCTCCCCGCCGAGGACCCCCGTACACCGCGGATCTGGCGCTTCCGTATCGAGGACCTCACGTGCGTACTGGACGGACTCGACGCACTGGAAGCCGCGGTGCCGGGCCTCGCCGGACGCCTCGACCGCGACCGCGTCGCCGTGGCCGGCCACTCCTGGGGAGCCCAGACGGCGAGCACGCTGCTGGGCGCGCGCGTCCTCGACTCCCACGGCGTTCCCGGCGAGGACCTGTCCGACCCCCGCGTCAAGGCGGGTGTGCTGCTGGCGCTGACCGGGCTGGGCGACGACCTGACTCCGTTCGCCGCCGAACACTTCCCCTTCATGAAGCCGTCCTTCGGCACCATGACCGCACCGGCCCTCATCGTCGCCGGTGACCACGACCGGTCCCACCTGTCCACGCGCGGACCGGACTGGTTCACCGACCCCTATACCCACAGCCCCGGAAGAAAGAGCCTGCTCACGCTGTTCGGCGCGGAGCACTCGCTCGGCGGCGTCCCCGGATACGAGGTCGCCGAGACGACGGACGAGAGCCCCGAACGCGTCGCCGTGATCCAGCGCCTCACCACGGCGTTCCTGCGCAGCGCCCTCTGTCCGGAGGACCCCGGCTGGGAGGCGGCGGCCGCCGCCCTGGAAGCAGCCCCCAGCCCGCTCGGCGAGCTGCGGAGCAAGTAG
- a CDS encoding helix-turn-helix domain-containing protein: MRADARRNAEKIVAAAGALVAEHGADASLEEVARRAGVGSATLHRHFPSRQALLEAVFKDRVQSLCAKADELLAAPDPGQALSTWLHAVGAHAVANRGLGASLMRDGDPALGETCHDMITTAGDALLTRARAADAVRAGITITQLLKLVGAIALATERESDGPAEADVLLSIALDGVRAH; encoded by the coding sequence CCGGGGCCCTGGTCGCCGAGCACGGCGCCGACGCCTCCCTGGAGGAGGTCGCCCGCCGTGCCGGAGTCGGCTCCGCCACGCTGCACCGCCACTTCCCCTCCCGGCAGGCGCTCCTGGAGGCGGTCTTCAAGGACCGGGTGCAGTCCCTCTGCGCGAAGGCGGACGAGCTTCTCGCCGCACCCGACCCGGGTCAGGCGCTGTCCACCTGGCTGCACGCCGTCGGCGCGCACGCCGTGGCCAACCGGGGCCTGGGGGCTTCGCTGATGCGGGACGGCGACCCCGCGCTGGGCGAAACCTGCCACGACATGATCACCACGGCGGGAGACGCCCTCCTCACGCGCGCCCGGGCGGCGGACGCCGTGCGTGCCGGGATCACCATCACCCAACTGCTGAAGCTCGTCGGCGCCATCGCGCTGGCCACCGAGCGGGAGAGCGACGGCCCGGCCGAGGCCGACGTCCTGCTGTCGATCGCCCTCGACGGCGTACGCGCACACTGA